From Sphingomonas bisphenolicum, one genomic window encodes:
- a CDS encoding DUF481 domain-containing protein, with amino-acid sequence MYARLIPLSLLIVALPATARAAESALLPPAVREMMEAAIANGNETEIATISKIAKQTNPASADEIQRMVNSWKERTKATHDTVIREAHFTELWTGRVEAGGFRSTGSTSELGISVSATATRAGLQWSHKLTAAADYRRANGVTSRERYFAGYEPKYEFDPRGFAYGLAQFERDTSIGYDQRYTASVGVGYKLIVSKPVDLSADIGPSIRHAKYLIGERETKLGVRGSMALAWRATPTVTFKQTASGYAESDVYTLNALSSVETKVSTRLSAAFSYNIQYESETLLSSRDLDTLSRLTLTYDF; translated from the coding sequence ATGTATGCTCGTCTGATCCCCCTGTCGTTGCTGATCGTCGCCCTGCCCGCCACGGCGCGCGCGGCCGAATCGGCGCTGCTGCCACCGGCCGTCCGCGAAATGATGGAAGCTGCGATCGCCAACGGCAACGAAACCGAAATCGCCACCATTTCCAAGATCGCCAAACAGACCAACCCGGCCTCCGCCGACGAAATCCAGCGCATGGTCAACAGTTGGAAGGAGCGGACCAAGGCGACCCACGACACGGTGATTCGCGAAGCCCACTTCACCGAATTGTGGACCGGCCGGGTCGAGGCAGGCGGTTTCCGTTCCACGGGTTCGACCAGCGAGCTCGGGATCAGCGTATCCGCGACGGCGACTCGCGCCGGACTGCAATGGTCGCACAAGCTGACCGCCGCCGCCGATTATCGCCGCGCCAATGGCGTCACCTCGCGCGAACGCTATTTCGCCGGCTACGAACCCAAATATGAATTCGATCCGCGCGGCTTCGCCTACGGCCTCGCCCAGTTCGAACGCGACACCTCGATCGGCTATGACCAACGCTACACCGCCTCGGTCGGCGTCGGCTATAAGCTGATCGTCAGCAAGCCGGTCGATCTGTCGGCCGATATCGGTCCGTCCATTCGCCACGCCAAATATCTGATCGGCGAACGTGAGACGAAACTGGGCGTCCGCGGTTCCATGGCGCTGGCCTGGCGCGCCACGCCGACGGTGACGTTCAAACAAACCGCATCGGGCTATGCCGAAAGCGACGTCTATACGCTCAACGCCCTGTCCTCGGTAGAAACCAAGGTCAGCACACGGCTGTCGGCCGCTTTCTCCTACAATATCCAGTATGAATCCGAGACATTGCTGTCCAGCCGCGACCTCGACACGCTGAGCCGCCTGACCCTGACCTATGATTTCTGA
- a CDS encoding hydrolase → MTDFSSQERMLLDRAAAAPMLAQTRAWAAINSGSRNLDGLARMAAVLVEAFSTLPGTIRLVDPAPVESVSPDGRVQAIEHGRHLHLSVRPEAPIRLLLTGHMDTVFPIDHPFQQQRWLEPGILNGPGVADMKGGIAVMLAALNAIEGSDAIATLGYDVVINSDEEVGSLSSAALLREMAAGRLAAFTYEPSALPDGTLAGARAGSGNFSIIVTGRSAHAGRNPDDGRNALLAAADLALRLKAGSGAGFSCNPAKIDGGSPNNVVPDHAVLRVNFRPRTPQDEIAARALIDRSMVDVARDHDVSLHLHGSFGRPPKPMDAKAQALFGLVRQCGAELGLDIGWRDTGGVCDGNNIAACGVPVVDTMGVRGGSIHSDAEFLLTDSLPERAQLSALALWRIARGRFDLDRYKKEGITA, encoded by the coding sequence ATGACGGATTTTTCATCGCAGGAAAGGATGTTGCTCGACCGCGCTGCGGCCGCGCCGATGCTCGCGCAGACGCGGGCTTGGGCGGCGATCAACAGCGGATCGCGCAATCTGGATGGCCTCGCCCGCATGGCCGCAGTGCTGGTCGAGGCCTTTTCCACGCTGCCCGGCACGATCCGCCTGGTCGATCCCGCGCCGGTGGAGAGCGTGTCGCCGGACGGGCGAGTCCAGGCCATCGAACATGGCCGCCATCTCCATCTGTCAGTCCGTCCCGAAGCGCCCATCCGGCTGCTCCTCACCGGGCATATGGACACGGTGTTCCCCATAGATCACCCCTTCCAGCAGCAGCGCTGGCTGGAGCCTGGCATCCTCAACGGTCCCGGCGTTGCCGACATGAAAGGCGGGATCGCGGTCATGCTCGCGGCGCTCAACGCCATCGAAGGATCGGACGCGATCGCCACCCTTGGCTATGACGTCGTCATCAACAGCGACGAGGAAGTCGGCAGCCTGTCATCCGCGGCGCTGTTGCGGGAGATGGCGGCGGGCAGGCTGGCGGCCTTCACCTATGAACCGTCCGCCCTGCCCGACGGCACGCTGGCCGGCGCACGCGCGGGGAGCGGCAATTTCTCCATCATCGTGACGGGCCGAAGTGCCCATGCTGGGCGCAATCCCGATGACGGCCGCAACGCCTTGCTGGCGGCGGCCGACCTGGCGTTGCGGCTGAAGGCGGGCAGCGGTGCCGGATTTTCCTGCAACCCTGCGAAGATCGACGGCGGCAGCCCGAACAATGTCGTGCCCGACCATGCCGTGCTGCGGGTCAATTTCCGGCCGCGCACGCCGCAAGACGAGATCGCCGCCCGCGCCCTGATCGACCGGTCCATGGTCGATGTCGCGCGCGACCATGACGTCAGCCTGCATCTGCACGGCAGCTTCGGCCGGCCGCCCAAGCCGATGGACGCCAAGGCGCAGGCACTGTTCGGGCTGGTGCGGCAATGCGGCGCTGAACTGGGCCTCGACATCGGCTGGCGCGATACCGGGGGCGTGTGCGACGGCAATAATATCGCGGCCTGCGGCGTGCCGGTGGTCGATACGATGGGCGTGCGCGGCGGCAGCATCCATAGCGACGCCGAATTTCTGCTGACCGACAGCCTGCCCGAACGCGCGCAATTGTCGGCGCTGGCGCTGTGGCGGATCGCCCGGGGCCGGTTCGACCTGGATCGATATAAAAAAGAGGGGATAACCGCTTGA
- a CDS encoding arginine N-succinyltransferase, translated as MSFIMRIARADDLQTLYEMAKLTGGGFTNLPPDRTALSAKLERTEQALARQDEGIEDELIVMVLENVETGQVRGTCQIFSTVGQSWPFYSYRLGVLTQHSRELGRTFRAQMLSLTTDLEGSAEVGGLFLHPRERAEGLGLLLARSRYLYIRAHRSRFGDKVLAELRGVIDEAGGSPFWDGLAGRFFGMNFQEADEFNAVNGNQFIADLMPKTPIYTAMLTDSARAVIGLPHPNGRAAMRMLETEGFDNAGYVDIFDGGPTMVGQIDQLKTIAAARDVTLSATHEKGGDKMLIATGKLADYRCTWGFVQQNDSGAVSLDAASAARLGLETGGSFTMAGRA; from the coding sequence TTGAGCTTCATCATGCGCATCGCGCGCGCCGACGATCTGCAGACGCTCTATGAGATGGCGAAGCTGACCGGCGGCGGCTTCACCAACCTGCCGCCCGATCGCACCGCGCTGTCGGCCAAGCTGGAGCGCACCGAACAGGCGCTCGCACGGCAGGACGAGGGTATCGAGGACGAGTTGATCGTCATGGTGCTGGAAAATGTCGAGACGGGCCAAGTGCGCGGCACCTGTCAGATCTTTTCCACCGTGGGGCAAAGCTGGCCCTTCTACAGCTATCGTCTGGGCGTGCTGACCCAGCATAGCCGCGAACTGGGCCGCACTTTTCGGGCGCAAATGCTCTCGCTCACCACCGATCTGGAAGGGTCGGCCGAAGTCGGCGGCCTGTTCCTCCACCCGCGTGAGCGCGCCGAGGGGCTGGGGCTTTTGCTGGCGCGCAGCCGCTATCTCTACATCCGCGCCCACCGCAGCCGCTTCGGCGACAAGGTGCTGGCCGAACTGCGTGGCGTCATTGATGAAGCGGGCGGATCGCCCTTCTGGGACGGTCTGGCCGGGCGTTTCTTCGGCATGAATTTCCAGGAGGCGGACGAATTCAACGCGGTGAACGGCAACCAGTTCATCGCCGACCTGATGCCCAAGACCCCCATCTATACCGCGATGCTGACCGACAGCGCCCGCGCCGTCATCGGCCTGCCCCATCCCAATGGGCGCGCGGCGATGCGGATGCTGGAGACGGAGGGGTTCGACAATGCCGGCTATGTCGATATCTTCGACGGCGGCCCGACTATGGTCGGCCAGATCGACCAGTTGAAGACGATCGCCGCGGCGCGAGACGTAACTTTGTCCGCCACCCATGAAAAGGGCGGGGACAAGATGCTGATCGCAACCGGCAAGCTGGCCGATTATCGCTGCACCTGGGGCTTCGTGCAGCAAAATGACAGCGGCGCGGTGTCGCTCGACGCGGCCAGCGCGGCGCGGCTCGGCCTCGAAACCGGCGGTTCCTTCACCATGGCAGGGCGGGCATGA